A single window of Neurospora crassa OR74A linkage group VII, whole genome shotgun sequence DNA harbors:
- a CDS encoding DUF895 domain membrane protein has translation MHVVSSGPPDEFPSGLPHRDTHTSEVEPPKDQQHPVKWYRSSMFNVTIVGVCSFACPGIWSAMNSLGAGGAASPNLINAANAITFSLMVLSSYLSSALIIGYAPFAAGLYTNNRYGNEWFVLLGAALCGISAGVFWAAEASIAIAYPEPWNRGKALGYWLSFKLFAQMLGGAINFGLNANNDRAGQVSYTVFLVFIAIQASGPFIGFLLNSPDNVERKDGKKVDLTITQNPWREIKATTKLFFTKKFLLLLLWIGNAVFSESVFFTYLAMWFSVRSRALGSLMSGIVPVIAGNILGYWLDRGSISLKVRSRVAFWTLVIFQGAWWTWATVLVTRFKETKPTYDWATPGFGAAFGVFIFLAVSFQLNYLFSYFIVHNIAESDEEIIRYAALLRGTESAWQALSYGLESLTLFTATGGVYMSFVIWAVAIYPAWHLLRHFGVHTSRPLAGDDSYSASIERVKEKGAISSATSSGDEAGNESTSKA, from the exons ATGCATGTAGTATCCTCCGGTCCCCCGGACGAGTTCCCATCCGGCTTGCCGCACAGGGATACGCACACAAGTGAAGTCGAACCACCAAAAGATCAGCAACATCCAG TAAAATGGTACCGGTCATCAATGTTCAACGTGACCATCGTCGGTGTCTGCAGTTTCGCATGCCCCGGCATCTGGTCCGCCATGAACTCACTCGGCGCCGGCGGAGCCGCTTCTCCTAATCTCATCAACGCCGCCAACGCCATTACTTTCAGTCTCATGGTCCTCTCCAGCTACCTGTCCAGTGCGTTGAT CATCGGTTACGCCCCCTTTGCCGCCGGCCTCTACACCAACAACCGCTACGGAAACGAATGGTTTGTCCTCCTCGGTGCCGCCCTCTGCGGTATCTCGGCTGGCGTCTTCTGGGCCGCCGAAGCATCCATCGCCATTGCCTACCCTGAGCCTTGGAACAGAGGGAAAGCTTTGGGTTACTGGCTCTCCTTCAAGCTCTTCGCTCAGATGCTGGGCGGTGCCATCAACTTCGGTCTCAACGCCAACAATGACCGAGCCGGCCAGGTCTCATACACGGTGTTTCTAGTATTCATTGCCATCCAAGCTTCTGGCCCCTTCATCGGCTTCTTGCTCAATAGTCCTGACAATGTAGAACGGAAGGACGGCAAAAAAGTGGACTTGACGATCACTCAGAATCCGTGGAGGGAGATCAAAGCCACCACCAAACTCTTCTTCACCAAAaagttcctcctccttctcctctggATCGGCAATGCCGTCTTCTCGGAGtccgtcttcttcacctACCTGGCCATGTGGTTTTCAGTCCGTTCGCGAGCCCTGGGATCCTTGATGTCGGGCATTGTTCCTGTCATTGCCGGAAACATCTTGGGATACTGGCTTGATCGGGGTAGCATCTCGCTCAAGGTCAGGAGCAGAGTGGCCTTCTGGACGCTGGTGATCTTCCAGGGTGCATGGTGGACGTGGGCGACGGTGTTGGTAACGAGATTCAAGGAGACAAAGCCAACTTATGATTGGGCGACGCCCGGATTTGGAGCGGCGTTTGGGGTGTTTATCTTTTTGGCTGTCAGCTTCCAGCTCAATTATCTGTTTTC ATACTTCATCGTCCACAACATCGCCGAGAGCGATGAGGAGATCATTCGCTATGCTGCGCTCCTCCGCGGTACTGAGTCCGCTTGGCAGGCCCTCAGCTACGGACTGGAGTCTTTGACATTGTTCACTGCAACTGGCGGCGTGTATATGAGCTTTGTCATATGGGCAGTGGCTATCTACCCTGCTTGGCACCTGCTAAGACACTTTGGCGTTCATACCTCTAGGCCCTTGGCGGGCGATGATTCATATTCGGCAAGTATCGAACGAGTGAAAGAGAAGGGCGCGATTAGTTCGGCAACAAGCTCGGGAGATGAGGCCGGCAATGAGAGTACGAGCAAGGCGtaa